The sequence ATCGACCCGGGCGTCGTCGACGACGTGATCTGGGGCTGCGTGTCCCAGGTCGGCCAGCAGACCCTGAACATCGCCCGCAACGCGCCGCTGGCCGCGGGCTGGCCCGAGTCGGTCACCGGGGTCACGGTGGACCGGCAGTGCGGCTCGTCCCAGCAGGCCGTGCACTTCGCCGCGGCCGGCCTGGTCGCGGGCCAGTACGACGTGGTGGTGGCCGGTGGCGTCGAGTCGATGAGCCGGGTACCGATGTTCAGCGCGCTCCTGGACGAGGACCCGCTGGGTTCCGAGTTCCTGGCCCGCTACGGCGGAGTAGCGCCCAACCAGGGCATCGGCGCGGAGATGATCGCCGAGCGGTGGGGGTTCTCGCGCACCCAGTTGGACGAGTTCTCCCTCGCCTCGCACGAGAAGGCCGCCGCGGCGCAGGACGACGGCCGGTTCGACGCGCAGATCGCGCCGGTCACGCTGGACGACGGCACGGTCGTCAGCCGGGACGAGGGGGTACGCCGCGGCGGCACGGTGGCGAAGCTGGCCGGGCTGAACCCCGCCTTCAAGCCGGACGGCGTGATCACCGCGGCGAACAGCTCACAGATCTCCGACGGCTCCGCCGCGCTGCTCATGACGACCAGCGAGAAGGCGCGGGAACTGGGGCTCACCCCCATCGCGCGGGTGCACACGGCGGTGCTCGCCGGCGCCGACCCGGTGATCATGCTGACGGCGCCGATCCCCGCCACCCAGAAGGTGCTGCGCAGGTCCGGGCTGCGCCTGGACGAGATCGGCGCGTTCGAGGTCAACGAGGCCTTCGCGCCGGTGCCACTCGCCTGGCTGGCCGACCTCGGCGCCGACCCGAAGGCGCTCAACCCGAACGGCGGCGCGATCGCGTTGGGCCATCCGCTCGGCGGCTCGGGCGCCCGGATCGCGACCACCCTGGTGCACCACCTGCGCGACAACGGCATCCGCTACGGCCTGCAGACCATGTGCGAGGGCGGTGGCCAGGCGAACGCCACGATCTTCGAGCTGCTCTGACGAGCTGCTCTGAGACGAGGCGGCGGGCGCGCGGCGGCGGCGCGACGGCTAATGGGCCGGGTGGCTCGCGAGGAGCCGTTCGGTCTCGTCCCAGAGCCGCTGGGCAAGGCCGAGGTCGGCGGCGACGGGACTGAGCGCCGCCGGCCTCCCCCTGTCGAAGTAGACCCCGGTGGTGCCCGCCAGCTCCGGGGAGGTCGCGAGGGTGATCGAGGGGGCCGCTCCCCTCGCCGGGCTCATCGGCTCGGGCAGGTTCGCCAGGGCCGCGCTCGACGCGGCCGGCTCCTTCGGCATCGCCACCGCGCGGGCCAGGTCGGCCTCCCGGGGCTGGCCCAGTTGGGTCGCCACGTAGCCCGGGTTGACGGCGTTGACGGTCACCCCGGTGCCGGCGAGCTCGCGGGCGAGGACGTGCGTGAAGTAGATGTTGGCGAGCTTGGACTCGGCGTACACCCGCAGCGAGTGGAACTCGTCCCGGTGCTGCAGGTCGTGGAAGCAGAGGCCGTCCGGCGCCGCGCGGTAGGCGCCGGAGGAGACCACGACCACGCGGGCCGGGCCGCTCTCGACGAGCCGGTCGCGCAGCAGGCCGGTCAGCAGGTGTGGGCCGACGTGGTTGACGCCGAAGGCAGCCTCGAAGCCCTCCGCGGTCTCCCACCGGTGACCGCCGGGCGCGAGGCCGGCGTTGTTGACCAGCACGTCGATCCGTGGATACCGGTCGAGCACGGTCGCGGCGAACTCGCGGATCGAGGCGAACGAGGCCAGGTCAAGCCGCACCAGGTCGGCGGGCCCGCCGGACCGGCGGCGGATCTCGGCCACCGCGTCGGCGCCGCGGCGCTCGTCGCGCGCGCCGACGACGACGTGCCAGCCGCGCTCGGCGAGCCCCGCCGCCGTCTCGAAGCCGATGCCGGTGTTCCCACCGGTGACGATCGCGACAGGTCGCGGGGCGTCGCCGTCCATGGTCTGGTGCCTCCTCGTTGTTCGCCTGACGAGGCGAGGGCCGCGGTTCTCAGGTGTCGGACCAGTCGGTGCTGACCTGGCCGTGCCAGTGCGGGGGTCGCCGTTCGAGGAACGCGACGACGCCCTCCCTGGCGTCGGGCGCGCCCATGGTGTGGTGATGCGCAGCCGTCTCGCGTTCCTCGACGCCCGCAGGGTCCAGCCCCCAGCTGTCCCAGAGCAGGCGCTTGCTGTACGCGACGGACAGCGGCGCGGTGTTCGCGGCGATGTCGCGGGCCAGTGCGAGAGCGGCGGGCAGGACCTCCTCGTTCGGCAGCACCCGGCTGCAGACGCCCAGGCGGTACGCCTCGTCGCCGTCGAACGTCCGGCCGGTCAGCAGGATCTCGGCGGCGGCGGACATCCCGGCGATCCGGGGCAGCGTCCAGTGCGAGTAGGCGTCGCCGAGCACGCCGCGGCGGACCTGCACGACGCCGTACTTCGCGTCCGCCGCGAAGATCCTGATGTCGCACTGCAGGGTGAGGGTGAAGCCGATCCCGATCGCGTGGCCGTTGACCGCCGCGATGACGGGCTTGCGGACCCGCCAGGCCGGCATGGACAGCCCCGCCGCGCTGAAGGCCGAGGCGTCTCGGCTGGCGAACGTGTCCCCGCCCGCGGTCATGTCCGCGCCGGCGCAGAACGCGGGCGGCGTGCCGGTGAGCACGACCGCGCGGACCGCGTCGTCGGCGTCGCAGTCGCGGTAGGCCTCGGCGAGGTCGCGGGCCATCGCGCCGCCGAACGCGTTGCGGACCTCCGGCCGGTGCAGGGTCAGCGTGGCGACCCCGTCGCTCACGTCACGCAGGACGGTCATGACGCGGCCGTCCCCACGGCCGTTCCCGCCGCCGTTCCCGCGGCAGCGGCGCCGGCTTCGGCGGCCGGCGCGGACGCCGCGCGCAGGGCCCGCGCGAGGTCCGCGAGCAGGTCGTCCCCGACCGGATAGCCGGGGAAGTAGGCGCAGACGCGGTCACAGTGCCCGAACCGGCGGACGATCTCCGCGGCGACCTGGTCGGGAGTGCCGAACACCCCGAGCGTCCCGAGCATCTCGTCGTCGATCAGCTCGGTCATCCCCGCCCAGTCCCCGCGCTTCGACCGCGCGTTGAGCTCGGGCTGCAGCTGCCCCCAGCCCTCGACGTCGAGCACCTGCCGGTAGGACGGCGTGGAGCCGTAGAAGCCGAGCACTCCCCGGGCGGCCCGGGCGGCGGTCAGCTCCTCGTCGGTGCGCCCGACGGCGACGATGACCTCGGCGGTGATCTCGAGATCCGCGCGGGACCGGCCGGACGCCGCCAGGCCGGCCTCGATGGCGGGCATGGTGCGCTCCCTCATGTGCCGGTCGCTGTTGAACGGCATCACCAGGATCCCGTCCGCCACCTCGGCGGCCATCTGGTTCATCTTCGGGCCGAGCGCGCCGACCAGCACCTTCGGCAGGCCGTACGGGTTCGGCCCGGGGTTGAAGGCGGGGGTCATCAGGGTGTGGCTCGTGTACTCGCCGCGGAAGTCGAGGCGGGTGCCGTTCTGCCAGCTGTCGAGGATCGTCTTGGTGGCCAGCACCCACTCCCGCATCTGGGCCACGGGCCGGTCCCACCGGGCGCCGTACCGCTTCTCGATGTGCGCCCGGACCTGCGAGCCGAGCCCGAGCCGGAACCTCCCGCGCGACAGCAGCTGCAGGTCGTAGGCCGCGTGCGCGAGATGCAGCGGGCTGCGCGGGAACGCGATCGCGACGTTCGTCAGCAGGTCGAGCGAGCACACCGGAGCCGCCGCGACCAGCGGGAAGAACAGGTCGTGCGCGTTCTCGAAGCTGAAGACCCCGTCCACGCCGGCGCGTTCCAGCGCCTGGGCCCGTTCGGCCGCGTCCACGACCGACCCGGATAGCATCACGTCCAGTTTGAGCGGCATCGCCGGTCCCTTTCCTCGTGGCGCGCGTGTCGCCGTCGTCTTCCCGCACTGTGAGACCGCTGGCGTCCGGTGCCGTCGAGAAGGACGGAGAGGCCCGATGAACGACCGGAACGCAACCGTGGTGTTAGCCGACGGATTCACCTTCCCGGAGGGACTGCGCTGGCGGGACGGCTGGCTGTGGGTCGCCGACCAGACCACCGGCACGGTCTGGAGGATGACCGAGGAGGGCGTGGCCGAACCCGTCGCCGAGGTTCCCGGCGGCGCGTCCGGCCTCGGCTGGTTGCCGGACGGAGACCTGCTGGTCGTGTCGATGGCCGACCGCCAGGTGCTGCGCGTCGACCCGCGCACCGGCGCGACCACCCCGCACGCGAGCCTCGCCGGGCTGCCCGGCTACCGGCTCAACGACATGGTCGTCGACGCCGACGGCCGGGCCTACGTCGGCGACTTCGGCTTCGACCCGCAGGCCTTCGTCGCGCGGTTCGGCGCCGCCGCGCTGACCGGCGACCAGGCTCCGACGTCGATCCTCGCCCGGGTCGACCCCGACGGCTCGGTCCGCGTCGTCGCGGACGGCCTCCAGTTCCCCAACGGCTGCGTGATCACCGCGGATGGCCGGACGCTCATCGTCGCCGAGACCTTCGGGAGCCGGCTGACGGCGTTCGACCGGTCCGAGGCCGGCGACCTGTCCGGGCGGCGGACCTGGGCGAGCCTCGACGCTCGCCCCGACGGCATCTGCCTGGACGCGGACGGCGCGATCTGGGTCGCGAACGCCGGAGCCCCCGAGTGCCTGCGGGTCGCGCCGCCCCGGGCCGGAGGGCCGGCGGCGGTGGTCGACCGCGTGACGACGGGCGCCCCGGCCTTCTCGTGTGCCCTCGGCGGCGCCGACGGCCACACCCTGTTCGTCGCGACCTCCCAGCACTCCCCCGGCGGCGGCGCCGCGGGCCGGGTCGAGGCCACGCGGGTCGCCGTACCCGCCGGCTGAGCGTCCCATCGGTTCGGCTACAGCGAGTTGATCGGGTGCTGCGGCCGGTGGTACCCGTCGAACCGCAGCTCGCCGCCGCGCAGTTCCCGGATCGTCAGGAAGTCACCCTTGTAGCCCTTGTGATCCCAGGGGCCGAACTGGATGTAGGTGGCCGGGCCGCCGTTCGTCGCGGGCATCCAGCGGATCCGCTCGATGCCCTCCTTGACCTCCTCGGGCGTGGCCATCGCCGCGTTGGCGACCCCGTGGATCGCGACCCGCGCCGTGTCATAGCCGAGGGCGACGACGACGTTCTTCGACACCCGGCCGAACCGCTTGGCGAAGCGGGCGACCATGGCCTCGTAGTTCGGGTTGGTGCCCTCGACGCCGAGCTGGTCGATGCCGTGCCAGCCCTCCAGGCCCTGCGCCCACCGGTTGGTGTTGGAGTAGAACATGAACGCGGTGCCCATGACCCGCGGCGGGTCCCAGTCGAGCGCCTTGAACGCCTCGGCGAAATGGAAGGTGGAGTAGCCGTAGCCGCCGTAGTAGAGGCCGGTGATGCCGTCCTCACGCATGGACCGCAGGTGTTCGGTCAGGCCGCGCGGGTTCGGCCCGAGCTTGATGTCGCGGGCGATCGTCAGGCCGAGGCTGTTGCACTCGTCGCGGAAGAAGCCGGCGTAGTCACGGCCGGAGCTGCCCTGCTCCCAGAACATGCCCACCTTGCTGTGTCCCTGGGCCTTCAGCCACTGCGCGCACATGACCGCCTCGGTGGGGATGTCACCGTTGGCGATGGTGAAGCAGTACTCGCTGGCGAACCGCCAGGCGCCGGTCCACGCGAGGACCGGGACCTTGCGGCGGTTGACCAGCTCCTGCAGTGACAGCGAGTTGTCGCTGATCTCCGGCCCGATGACGACGACGCAGCCCTGGTCGCACAGCCACTCGTAGCCGGTGCGGGTCTTCTGGAAGTTCTCCCGGGGCAGGCCGCGGGCGTCGGCGATGACGAGCCGGACCGGCCGGTCGTAGATGCCCTCGTTCAACGCGTCCTCGAAGGCGAGGATGGTGGCGTTGACCCAGTCGAAGATCAGCTGGCCGTTGTCGATGTCCATCAGCAGCCCGATCTTGACGGGCTCGAACGCGTCGCCCTGAGTCGCCACGCCACGTGAGGGCGGATAGACGACGATGTCCGCATGGGCCTTCTCGCCGATGCGGCCACCGCCCTCGTACCACCGGGTGGCGTCACCGACCGTGGGCGAGTCGGTGCCCGAGACGACGTTGCTGACCGCGCGGTCGGGCTCGGTGATCCCGTGGTCCACCGGTGCCGGGAACATCCGCTCCACGAACTCGCTGTCCGAGTACGAGCTGCTCATCCACCGCTCCATGATCCGAGAGGCTAGAATTATTACGTGTCACACCCTAATGTAAATGAGAGCCAGCTGGCCACGTACGCGGCGGAATCGGCCCGTGGGCGCCCGCGTGACCCTCAGGTCGACGAGCGGGTCCGCCTCGCCACCCTCGACCTGCTCAGCGAGAAGGGCTTCGCCGACACCACGATCGCCGCCGTCGCGCGCCGGGCCGGCGTCGGCGCGCCCGCCATCTACCGACGCTGGCCCACCCGGATCGCCCTGATCGAGAACGCGATCTTCCCCGGCTTCGACCAGGTCGTCGTACGGCCCACCGGCGACCTGCGCCACGACCTCAAGCGCTACGTCGACGCGTTCATCGCGACCTTCGACCAGCCGGCGGCCCGCGCGGCGCTGCCCGCGCTCCTGAGCGTCTACCAGTCCGACCCCGAGAGCAACGCGCTGATGGGCCTGCGCATCGGCGGCAGCGTCCGCGAACCGTTCCGCGAGATGCTGGCCGAGGCCGCCTCCGGCGACGGGAACCTCGATCTCAACAGTGACGACGTGCTCGACATGCTGATCGGCTCGGTCGTGTTCCACGTGTTCATCCGCCGGTTCTCCGGGCGGGACATGACCGGTGACTACATCGTCGAGCTGCTCGCCCGCGCCGTGACCGCCGGCCCGGCCGCCTCCTAGCGGCGACCGCCGGCCACCGA is a genomic window of Pseudofrankia inefficax containing:
- a CDS encoding TetR/AcrR family transcriptional regulator → MSHPNVNESQLATYAAESARGRPRDPQVDERVRLATLDLLSEKGFADTTIAAVARRAGVGAPAIYRRWPTRIALIENAIFPGFDQVVVRPTGDLRHDLKRYVDAFIATFDQPAARAALPALLSVYQSDPESNALMGLRIGGSVREPFREMLAEAASGDGNLDLNSDDVLDMLIGSVVFHVFIRRFSGRDMTGDYIVELLARAVTAGPAAS
- a CDS encoding enoyl-CoA hydratase-related protein, with the translated sequence MTVLRDVSDGVATLTLHRPEVRNAFGGAMARDLAEAYRDCDADDAVRAVVLTGTPPAFCAGADMTAGGDTFASRDASAFSAAGLSMPAWRVRKPVIAAVNGHAIGIGFTLTLQCDIRIFAADAKYGVVQVRRGVLGDAYSHWTLPRIAGMSAAAEILLTGRTFDGDEAYRLGVCSRVLPNEEVLPAALALARDIAANTAPLSVAYSKRLLWDSWGLDPAGVEERETAAHHHTMGAPDAREGVVAFLERRPPHWHGQVSTDWSDT
- a CDS encoding TIGR03617 family F420-dependent LLM class oxidoreductase, giving the protein MPLKLDVMLSGSVVDAAERAQALERAGVDGVFSFENAHDLFFPLVAAAPVCSLDLLTNVAIAFPRSPLHLAHAAYDLQLLSRGRFRLGLGSQVRAHIEKRYGARWDRPVAQMREWVLATKTILDSWQNGTRLDFRGEYTSHTLMTPAFNPGPNPYGLPKVLVGALGPKMNQMAAEVADGILVMPFNSDRHMRERTMPAIEAGLAASGRSRADLEITAEVIVAVGRTDEELTAARAARGVLGFYGSTPSYRQVLDVEGWGQLQPELNARSKRGDWAGMTELIDDEMLGTLGVFGTPDQVAAEIVRRFGHCDRVCAYFPGYPVGDDLLADLARALRAASAPAAEAGAAAAGTAAGTAVGTAAS
- a CDS encoding SDR family oxidoreductase → MDGDAPRPVAIVTGGNTGIGFETAAGLAERGWHVVVGARDERRGADAVAEIRRRSGGPADLVRLDLASFASIREFAATVLDRYPRIDVLVNNAGLAPGGHRWETAEGFEAAFGVNHVGPHLLTGLLRDRLVESGPARVVVVSSGAYRAAPDGLCFHDLQHRDEFHSLRVYAESKLANIYFTHVLARELAGTGVTVNAVNPGYVATQLGQPREADLARAVAMPKEPAASSAALANLPEPMSPARGAAPSITLATSPELAGTTGVYFDRGRPAALSPVAADLGLAQRLWDETERLLASHPAH
- a CDS encoding SMP-30/gluconolactonase/LRE family protein, with product MNDRNATVVLADGFTFPEGLRWRDGWLWVADQTTGTVWRMTEEGVAEPVAEVPGGASGLGWLPDGDLLVVSMADRQVLRVDPRTGATTPHASLAGLPGYRLNDMVVDADGRAYVGDFGFDPQAFVARFGAAALTGDQAPTSILARVDPDGSVRVVADGLQFPNGCVITADGRTLIVAETFGSRLTAFDRSEAGDLSGRRTWASLDARPDGICLDADGAIWVANAGAPECLRVAPPRAGGPAAVVDRVTTGAPAFSCALGGADGHTLFVATSQHSPGGGAAGRVEATRVAVPAG
- a CDS encoding thiolase family protein, with protein sequence MRDAVIVEAVRTPVGKRNGSLSGVHPVSLSAHVLRALAERSGIDPGVVDDVIWGCVSQVGQQTLNIARNAPLAAGWPESVTGVTVDRQCGSSQQAVHFAAAGLVAGQYDVVVAGGVESMSRVPMFSALLDEDPLGSEFLARYGGVAPNQGIGAEMIAERWGFSRTQLDEFSLASHEKAAAAQDDGRFDAQIAPVTLDDGTVVSRDEGVRRGGTVAKLAGLNPAFKPDGVITAANSSQISDGSAALLMTTSEKARELGLTPIARVHTAVLAGADPVIMLTAPIPATQKVLRRSGLRLDEIGAFEVNEAFAPVPLAWLADLGADPKALNPNGGAIALGHPLGGSGARIATTLVHHLRDNGIRYGLQTMCEGGGQANATIFELL
- a CDS encoding ABC transporter substrate-binding protein; this translates as MSSSYSDSEFVERMFPAPVDHGITEPDRAVSNVVSGTDSPTVGDATRWYEGGGRIGEKAHADIVVYPPSRGVATQGDAFEPVKIGLLMDIDNGQLIFDWVNATILAFEDALNEGIYDRPVRLVIADARGLPRENFQKTRTGYEWLCDQGCVVVIGPEISDNSLSLQELVNRRKVPVLAWTGAWRFASEYCFTIANGDIPTEAVMCAQWLKAQGHSKVGMFWEQGSSGRDYAGFFRDECNSLGLTIARDIKLGPNPRGLTEHLRSMREDGITGLYYGGYGYSTFHFAEAFKALDWDPPRVMGTAFMFYSNTNRWAQGLEGWHGIDQLGVEGTNPNYEAMVARFAKRFGRVSKNVVVALGYDTARVAIHGVANAAMATPEEVKEGIERIRWMPATNGGPATYIQFGPWDHKGYKGDFLTIRELRGGELRFDGYHRPQHPINSL